From Lepisosteus oculatus isolate fLepOcu1 chromosome 8, fLepOcu1.hap2, whole genome shotgun sequence, one genomic window encodes:
- the cdkn3 gene encoding cyclin-dependent kinase inhibitor 3, producing the protein MRNSEFDSSDEEDAAEEQTPLLISWLPLSVVEWSQFLGICALPGCKYKDVRRNLQKDIGELRGQGVEDVFVFCTRGELQKYRVPQLIEVYKQQGLSVHHRPFPDGGTPELEQCCQILEELQYSLQNNRRVVMHCYGGLGRSGLMAACLLLQLSGSMTPDKAIEILRELRGAGAIQTVKQYNFLHDFRERSAAYQATKEVAAERSVSR; encoded by the exons ATGAGGAACAGCGAGTTTGACTCGTCGGATGAAGAGGATGCCGCGGAGGAACAGACCCCGCTGCTGATCTCTTG GTTACCTCTGTCAGTTGTGGAGTGGTCCCAGTTCCTGGGTATATGTGCTTTGCCAG gATGCAAATATAAAGATGTTAGAAGAAACTTACAGAAAGATATAG GAGAGCTGCGGGGCCAGGGTGTGGAGGATGTGTTTGTGTTCTGTACCCGAGGGGAGCTCCAAAAGTACCGTGTACCCCAGCTAATTGAAGTCTACAAGCAACAGGGCCTGAGCGTGCACCACCGCCCTTTCCCAGATGGGGGCACCCCTGAGCTGGAGCAGTGCTGCCAAATTCTGGAGGAGCTGCAGTACAGCCTTCAGAACAACAGGAGGGTTGTCATGCA CTGCTATGGAGGTCTGGGTCGCTCAGGGTTAA TGGCAGCTTGTCTCCTGCTGCAGTTGTCCGGCTCAATGACTCCTGACAAGGCAATAGAGATCCTCCGTGAGCTAAGGGGAGCTGGGGCTATACAAACTGTCAAG caatacaattttttgcatGACTTCCGGGAAAGATCTGCAGCCTATCAAGCAACCAAAGAAGTCGCCGCAGAGAGGTCCGTTTCACGATGA